One Mangrovimonas cancribranchiae DNA segment encodes these proteins:
- a CDS encoding MFS transporter, translating to MKRLFNNYINTFGGLSKEIWWLALIMLVNRAGTMVVPFLSLYLTANLNFTVSEVGWIMSAFGLGSVVGSWLGGKLTDVIGYYKVMMLSLFTTGVAFIGLQYLQTFNTICLGIFITMILADTFRPAAFVAMSAYSKAENKTRSVTLIRLAINLGFSAGPAIGGFIITNVGYNGLFWLDGITCIAAAFLLIRVLNPKKANVLDEYKNSSPKSAYSDMPFMIFILAMVLFGIVFLQYFSTMPIYYKNIHLLNEVEIGLLLGLSGLVIFLLEMPIIKWLETKSYSKITLMIQGAILLAISFLVVIVFSWTGVLVIGILLMTFAEMVMFPFSNAFALDRSKRGNQGEYMALYSIAFSISHIFGHNAGMQMTDTLGYNNTWLVMVFLSVVCIILLQWLKQVIKPKINTQLHKKIL from the coding sequence ATGAAACGACTATTTAACAATTACATAAATACCTTTGGTGGGCTATCAAAAGAAATATGGTGGTTGGCACTAATCATGCTAGTTAACAGAGCAGGTACCATGGTGGTTCCTTTTTTATCATTATACCTAACAGCCAATTTAAATTTTACAGTAAGCGAAGTCGGTTGGATTATGTCAGCCTTTGGCTTAGGGTCGGTAGTGGGGTCTTGGCTTGGTGGTAAATTAACCGATGTTATAGGCTATTACAAAGTAATGATGCTTAGCTTATTTACAACAGGAGTGGCGTTTATAGGGTTACAATATCTACAAACATTTAACACCATTTGTTTAGGTATATTTATAACTATGATTCTAGCCGATACCTTCCGTCCAGCAGCTTTTGTGGCTATGAGTGCTTATAGCAAAGCAGAAAACAAAACTCGCTCGGTAACCCTTATTCGCTTAGCAATTAATTTAGGCTTCTCTGCAGGACCTGCTATAGGCGGGTTTATAATCACCAATGTTGGTTACAATGGTTTATTTTGGTTAGATGGTATAACATGCATTGCTGCTGCTTTCTTATTAATTAGAGTACTCAATCCTAAAAAAGCAAATGTTCTTGATGAGTATAAAAACAGTAGCCCAAAATCGGCATATAGCGACATGCCTTTCATGATTTTTATTTTGGCTATGGTACTATTCGGCATTGTATTCTTGCAATACTTTTCCACCATGCCTATATACTATAAAAACATACACCTATTAAATGAGGTTGAAATAGGACTTTTATTAGGCTTAAGTGGTCTTGTTATATTTTTGCTTGAAATGCCTATAATTAAATGGCTTGAAACTAAAAGCTATTCTAAAATAACACTTATGATTCAAGGTGCCATCCTTCTTGCTATAAGTTTTTTAGTAGTCATTGTATTTTCTTGGACAGGGGTTTTGGTAATTGGTATTTTATTAATGACCTTTGCCGAAATGGTTATGTTTCCATTCTCTAATGCCTTTGCTTTAGATCGCTCTAAACGAGGAAATCAAGGGGAATATATGGCGTTGTATAGCATTGCTTTTTCCATATCGCACATTTTTGGACATAATGCTGGAATGCAAATGACAGACACACTTGGATATAACAACACGTGGCTGGTAATGGTATTTTTATCAGTAGTTTGTATAATACTTTTACAATGGTTAAAACAAGTCATAAAACCTAAAATTAACACACAATTACATAAAAAAATTCTATAA